A single window of Doryrhamphus excisus isolate RoL2022-K1 chromosome 5, RoL_Dexc_1.0, whole genome shotgun sequence DNA harbors:
- the c5h8orf82 gene encoding UPF0598 protein C8orf82 homolog, translated as MLLLRTTAGLRSHFLSSLRSSPCDWSASRTAAAYIQGQSPETRIREYFYYIDHQGQLFLDDTKVKNFVTCFKDKQFLAFFFSRLRVNQSGRYMEDFPFLSLCGRERNFLRCDDRPVVFTHLLQANTGEQELLSFCGGAEKLTAPFRPEALYMHPTSGRVYHPCSERTGSVGLVRSALAIELSPFFIYASEQGQSGPPTHFLWGEQQHSLTNELAGSFSTVEDDRGAGVP; from the exons ATGTTGTTACTTCGGACCACTGCGGGTCTCCGCAGTCATTTTCTCTCGAGTTTACGCAGCTCCCCCTGCGACTGGAGCGCCTCTAGAACCGCCGCTGCATACATCCAGGGCCAGAGCCCAGAAACTCGTATTCGAGAGTACTTCTACTACATTGACCACCAAGGACAG TTGTTCCTGGATGACACTAAAGTCAAGAACTTTGTCACCTGCTTCAAAG ACAAACAGTTCCTGGCTTTCTTCTTCAGTCGTCTGCGTGTAAATCAGAGTGGACGTTACATGGAGGACTTCCCTTTCCTGTCTCTGTGTGGGAGGGAGAGGAACTTCCTGCGCTGTGATGACCGACCAGTGGTCTTCACTCACCTGCTGCAAGCCAACACGGGAGAGCAGGAGCTTCTGTCGTTTTGCGGCGGTGCAGAGAAGCTGACAGCGCCCTTCCGCCCAGAAGCGCTTTACATGCATCCGACCAGCGGACGAGTTTACCACCCCTGCTCGGAACGGACAGGCAGCGTCGGCCTGGTGAGGTCCGCCCTGGCTATTGAACTCAGCCCATTCTTTATTTACGCTTCAGAGCAGGGCCAATCGGGACCGCCCACGCACTTCCTGTGGGGAGAACAGCAGCACTCACTGACCAATGAGCTGGCAGGAAGCTTCTCCACAGTGGAGGATGACCGTGGAGCAGGAGTGCCTTAA
- the si:ch211-191a24.4 gene encoding MARVEL domain-containing protein 3, with product MSQPTRSNRGHRERNGDRRQPREPHDGGSSSADRTSSHHPYDSRETHHQPKHTQGVPHVEYNNSKCTHMCSRRGIVLICSVLTNGLVLICVVAAQMVMSGLSSMGGLGSININTNFNLQGTELQKVRELDMQYSQMRAPGIYGGIAFSLTMGVVSLLFVVAGNKPPHHMSHKLLYGALVFQAVGAVAYVVAVGLYLHFVIRVNATDVCQQRERLYARNGYTWMNCDVSGADAAVALFGLITAILYTAGTVLTIQTIRRVKRYLQERKQREVNRDQLRSHPQRAPLRAETTSV from the exons ATGAGCCAACCAACCCGTTCAAATCGGGGCCACCGAGAGAGAAATGGCGACCGTAGGCAGCCCCGTGAGCCACACGATGGGGGGAGTTCATCAGCTGACAG AACATCGTCCCATCATCCATATGACTCCAGAGAAACTCACCATCAACCCAAACATACGCAGGGTGTGCCACATGTTGAATATAACAACTCCAAATGCACACACATGTGCTCCAGGAGAG GTATTGTTCTGATCTGTTCTGTGCTGACCAACGGTTTGGTCCTGATCTGCGTGGTGGCTGCTCAGATGGTGATGTCAGGCTTGTCTTCCATGGGAGGTCTGGGCAGCATCAACATCAACACCAACTTTAACCTGCAAGGCACTGAGCTGCAGAAGGTGCGAGAACTGGACATGCAGTACAGCCAGATGAGAGCACCGGGAATCTACGGCGGCATTGCCTTCAGCCTGACAATGGGCGTGGTCTCGCTTCTGTTTGTGGTAGCAGGCAACAAGCCCCCCCACCATATGTCCCATAAGCTTCTTTATGGAGCACTGGTGTTTCAGGCAGTGGGAGCCGTGGCCTATGTGGTGGCTGTTGGCCTCTATCTGCATTTTGTCATCAGGGTCAATGCCACTGATGTGTGCCAGCAGCGCGAGCGGCTGTATGCACGAAACGGGTACACTTGGATGAACTGTGACGTCAGTGGCGCAGATGCAGCTGTGGCGTTATTTGGACTCATTACGGCAATCCTGTATACTGCCGGAACAGTTCTCACCATCCAAACTATCCGTAGGGTGAAGCGCTATTTGCAAGAGCGTAAACAACGTGAGGTGAACAGAGACCAGCTGAGATCCCACCCTCAAAGGGCCCCACTGAGGGCTGAAACCACATCTGTATGA